From Myxococcus stipitatus, one genomic window encodes:
- a CDS encoding OmpA family protein encodes MRTRVPSWALAALLSTALAPQAFAQSTQGAVVPIDLERLRFSPAATDSMLVDTGRLLHEGGYRLMLLANYERGILLLEGTDGVEHAIVDYRVTGWLAGAWSPIANLELSARLPVIIAQGGDSADGLANVQAPKSFGLGTPEVGARFALLDREAGAPVSLALGLDVGLPGGTRNAYGRQVGWSGFQLVPRVSIGADVGPVTVGANFGARIRDNQPEPGRDVGTELEQGVVVATRGKGLRAEVGLQAAESLVESDVALELVGGVRLPVGKGFEAFAIAGHGFTEIPGTPSLRLGAGVAWAPESTREDACASGQQRDPAKCPDNDDDGDTVPNGKDRCPREAGPPENGGCPDTDSDGDGVVDREDACPNEAGDAAHKGCPVRDSDGDGVPDDQDECPNEAGDAAHKGCPVRDSDGDGVPDDQDACPKEAGDAAHKGCPVGDADGDGVPDDQDACPNEAGEAAHKGCPVRDSDGDGVPDDQDACPNEAGDAAHKGCPARDSDGDGVPDDQDACPKQAGDADHKGCPAPKEPTPEPSPRPTEAVVPTSHHVRFPVGQSTLEDAEKRQLDAIAAYLKKHPDISLSIEGHTDNTGPEELNQTLSQQRADMVRQYLVQQGIAGSRLTATGHGPSRPVETNDTPEGRAANRRVEFVEQRGSTR; translated from the coding sequence TTGCGTACACGGGTTCCAAGCTGGGCGTTGGCCGCGCTGCTCTCCACCGCCCTCGCCCCACAGGCGTTCGCGCAGAGCACCCAGGGCGCCGTCGTCCCCATCGACCTCGAGCGGCTGCGCTTCAGCCCCGCGGCCACTGACTCCATGCTGGTGGACACAGGCAGGCTACTGCACGAAGGCGGCTACCGCCTGATGCTGCTGGCCAACTACGAGCGCGGCATCCTGCTGCTCGAAGGCACCGACGGCGTGGAGCACGCCATCGTCGACTACCGCGTGACGGGCTGGCTCGCGGGCGCATGGTCGCCCATCGCCAACCTGGAGCTGTCCGCGCGGCTCCCCGTCATCATCGCGCAGGGAGGCGACAGCGCGGATGGGCTGGCCAACGTCCAGGCGCCCAAATCGTTCGGGCTCGGCACGCCGGAGGTGGGAGCGCGCTTCGCGCTGTTGGACCGCGAGGCCGGCGCGCCCGTGTCGCTCGCCCTGGGCCTCGATGTGGGCCTGCCGGGGGGCACCCGGAACGCCTATGGGCGTCAGGTCGGGTGGTCTGGCTTCCAGCTCGTGCCGCGCGTGTCCATCGGCGCCGACGTCGGGCCGGTGACGGTGGGCGCCAACTTCGGCGCGCGCATCCGCGACAACCAGCCGGAGCCCGGCCGCGACGTGGGCACGGAGCTCGAGCAGGGCGTGGTGGTCGCGACCCGGGGCAAGGGCCTGCGCGCGGAGGTCGGGCTCCAGGCGGCCGAGTCCCTGGTGGAGTCCGACGTGGCGCTCGAGCTGGTCGGCGGCGTGCGCCTGCCCGTGGGCAAGGGCTTCGAGGCGTTCGCCATCGCCGGCCACGGCTTCACGGAGATCCCCGGCACGCCGTCGCTCCGGCTGGGAGCGGGCGTCGCGTGGGCTCCCGAGAGCACGCGCGAGGATGCCTGCGCGAGCGGTCAGCAGCGCGACCCCGCGAAGTGCCCCGACAACGATGATGACGGCGACACCGTCCCCAATGGCAAGGACCGCTGCCCACGGGAAGCGGGGCCGCCGGAGAACGGCGGCTGCCCGGACACCGACTCGGATGGCGACGGCGTCGTGGACCGCGAGGATGCCTGCCCCAATGAGGCCGGCGACGCCGCGCACAAGGGCTGCCCCGTTCGTGACTCCGACGGCGACGGCGTTCCCGACGACCAGGATGAATGCCCCAACGAGGCCGGCGACGCCGCTCACAAGGGCTGCCCCGTGCGTGACTCCGACGGCGACGGCGTTCCGGATGACCAGGACGCCTGCCCGAAGGAGGCTGGCGATGCCGCGCACAAGGGCTGCCCTGTTGGCGACGCCGATGGTGACGGCGTTCCTGATGACCAGGATGCCTGCCCCAACGAGGCCGGAGAAGCCGCGCACAAGGGCTGCCCCGTGCGTGACTCCGACGGGGATGGCGTTCCTGATGACCAGGATGCCTGCCCCAACGAGGCCGGTGATGCGGCCCACAAGGGTTGCCCTGCCCGTGACTCCGACGGCGACGGCGTTCCCGACGACCAGGATGCCTGCCCGAAGCAAGCGGGCGACGCGGACCACAAGGGGTGCCCGGCGCCGAAGGAGCCCACCCCGGAGCCCAGCCCTCGCCCGACGGAGGCCGTGGTGCCGACGAGCCACCACGTGCGCTTCCCGGTGGGACAGTCCACCCTGGAGGACGCGGAGAAGCGGCAGCTCGACGCCATCGCCGCCTACCTGAAGAAGCACCCCGACATCTCCCTGAGCATCGAGGGCCACACCGACAACACCGGCCCCGAGGAGCTCAATCAAACGCTCAGCCAGCAGCGCGCGGACATGGTGCGTCAGTACCTCGTGCAGCAGGGCATCGCTGGCTCACGGCTGACCGCGACGGGACATGGACCGAGCCGCCCGGTCGAGACCAACGACACTCCCGAGGGACGCGCGGCCAACCGCCGCGTGGAGTTCGTCGAGCAGCGCGGTTCCACGCGCTGA
- a CDS encoding MerR family transcriptional regulator — MRISELVERTGVPLATLKYYLREGLLPSGEATSATRAEYGEAHVRRVAVIRALTETVGLSVQKTREVLQLIDRPEDDLFQTLGSAIAALPPSVTQEAGAEYPRAKAVLAKLGQRYDPGFAAVAQLEQALAAAEAAGIPLDDERLAVYGPHVRAIAEFDVRSVPREPTAAVEYAVLGTALHEPVLVALRRLAHQDIAARLFGAGRAESKKPPAKAPTSKGRSRKGG; from the coding sequence ATGCGAATCTCCGAACTGGTGGAGCGGACGGGGGTGCCCCTGGCGACGCTCAAGTACTACCTGCGCGAGGGGCTGCTGCCTTCGGGCGAGGCGACCTCCGCGACGCGGGCCGAGTACGGCGAGGCGCACGTGCGCCGGGTGGCGGTGATTCGCGCCCTGACGGAGACGGTGGGGCTGAGCGTGCAGAAGACGCGGGAGGTGCTCCAGCTCATCGACCGACCCGAGGACGACCTCTTCCAGACGCTGGGGAGCGCCATCGCGGCGTTGCCGCCGAGCGTGACGCAGGAGGCAGGAGCGGAGTACCCGCGGGCGAAGGCGGTGCTGGCGAAGCTGGGGCAGCGCTACGACCCGGGCTTCGCCGCGGTGGCGCAGCTCGAGCAGGCGCTGGCCGCGGCGGAGGCGGCGGGCATCCCCCTGGACGACGAGCGGCTCGCCGTCTATGGGCCCCATGTCCGCGCCATCGCCGAGTTCGACGTCCGCAGCGTCCCGCGCGAGCCCACGGCCGCCGTCGAGTACGCGGTGCTCGGCACGGCCCTGCACGAGCCCGTGCTCGTCGCGCTCCGCCGGCTCGCGCACCAGGACATCGCGGCCCGCCTGTTCGGAGCGGGCCGGGCCGAATCCAAAAAGCCTCCGGCGAAGGCCCCGACGTCGAAGGGGCGCTCGCGCAAGGGCGGGTAG
- a CDS encoding ankyrin repeat domain-containing protein: MKKADRLLDQSIPDLEKATVLLRQVLAAEPEHLRALHSLNWVLDSTRRVDPTKWIRDVKAEHWRIRDRILELTRGTRAGGALSDAQRARALALSQWAEEQVMGQPTAARLEEVEAALEEAEALRDLIDYTRARRGLEAWRTLLQGKPEKGYEALLSLVEESPELRVYSAEGDEDPLSFHGLEGVFSHEGFLAWLRKRKPAPRPKGKQGKSLDEGLLLAAGLDGAPHFGPGYGGGGRVGRVLALRALGANLDVRDDDKHGLLHLAAMVGDAALVKELLALGLSPTATNDAGGTALHVAAEHEAVSCIPLLAQGGVPVDAVDRDGRTALFEARTVEVARALLAAKADPNAGKGWTPLHQHARFAERGPVIEALLAAGADPSRKDSGGATAAREALEHKHPQLAQLLGAKAPARKAVGVPALDVQPMLEALARGKKTLLGAWYFEDDDVSAVERVLKGLPLQGATSWDEAARALQGEHPGTAMAVVSLARSVLPAEEGTPSFSRAPRFVRGDLVVKKDLTLEGPLLVTGDLVVEGVLRNVGPEALLVVGGSLRASGVDSDGELVVGKDLDASVVWGHHNDASLRVGGSLKADVLIEDDHDVQARVRATHHYENGAFDATAKALKKVFVAAAFSSEGLDRDKLFALLRKKKPVLG; this comes from the coding sequence ATGAAGAAGGCGGACCGGTTGCTCGACCAGTCCATTCCCGACCTCGAGAAGGCCACCGTGTTGCTGCGGCAGGTGCTGGCGGCGGAGCCGGAGCACCTGCGCGCGCTGCACTCGCTCAACTGGGTGCTCGACTCGACCCGGCGCGTCGACCCGACGAAGTGGATTCGGGACGTGAAGGCCGAGCACTGGCGCATCCGCGACCGCATCCTCGAGTTGACCCGAGGCACGCGCGCGGGTGGGGCGTTGAGTGATGCGCAGCGGGCGCGGGCCCTGGCCTTGAGTCAGTGGGCCGAGGAGCAGGTGATGGGGCAGCCCACCGCGGCACGGCTCGAAGAGGTCGAGGCCGCGTTGGAGGAGGCGGAGGCGCTGCGCGACCTCATCGACTACACCCGGGCGCGGCGGGGCCTGGAGGCGTGGCGGACGCTCCTGCAGGGGAAGCCTGAGAAGGGCTATGAGGCGCTGCTGTCCCTCGTCGAGGAGTCGCCCGAGCTGCGCGTGTACAGCGCTGAGGGAGATGAGGACCCGCTCAGCTTCCACGGCCTCGAGGGCGTCTTCTCACATGAGGGCTTCCTCGCGTGGCTTCGCAAGCGCAAGCCGGCCCCCCGGCCGAAGGGCAAGCAGGGCAAGTCGCTGGACGAAGGGCTCCTGCTCGCCGCGGGGTTGGATGGCGCTCCCCACTTCGGCCCCGGCTACGGCGGCGGCGGCCGGGTCGGGCGGGTGCTCGCCCTGCGGGCCCTGGGCGCGAACCTGGACGTCCGCGACGACGACAAGCACGGCCTGCTGCACCTGGCCGCGATGGTGGGCGACGCCGCGCTCGTGAAGGAGCTGCTCGCGCTGGGCCTGTCTCCCACCGCGACCAACGACGCCGGAGGCACGGCGTTGCACGTCGCCGCCGAGCACGAGGCCGTGTCCTGCATCCCGCTCCTGGCCCAGGGCGGTGTCCCCGTCGACGCGGTCGACCGCGACGGTCGCACGGCGTTGTTCGAGGCGAGGACCGTGGAGGTGGCGCGAGCGCTCCTCGCCGCGAAGGCGGACCCGAACGCGGGCAAGGGCTGGACGCCGCTGCATCAACACGCGCGCTTCGCGGAGCGGGGGCCTGTCATCGAAGCCCTCCTCGCGGCGGGGGCGGACCCCTCGCGCAAGGACTCGGGCGGCGCGACCGCGGCGCGGGAGGCCCTCGAACACAAGCATCCCCAACTCGCCCAGCTCCTGGGCGCGAAGGCTCCCGCTCGCAAGGCGGTTGGCGTCCCCGCGCTGGACGTCCAGCCGATGCTGGAGGCGCTGGCGCGCGGAAAGAAGACGCTGCTCGGGGCGTGGTACTTCGAGGACGACGACGTCAGCGCGGTGGAGCGCGTCCTGAAGGGCCTGCCACTCCAGGGGGCAACGTCCTGGGACGAGGCGGCGCGAGCCCTCCAGGGAGAGCACCCGGGCACGGCGATGGCGGTGGTGTCGCTGGCGCGAAGCGTGCTCCCCGCCGAAGAGGGCACGCCGTCGTTCTCCAGGGCGCCGCGCTTCGTGCGAGGCGACCTCGTGGTGAAGAAGGATTTGACCCTCGAGGGGCCGCTGCTCGTCACGGGTGACCTGGTGGTGGAGGGCGTGCTGCGCAACGTGGGCCCCGAGGCGCTCCTGGTGGTGGGCGGCTCCCTGCGCGCCTCCGGCGTGGACTCGGATGGCGAGCTGGTGGTGGGCAAGGACCTGGACGCCTCGGTGGTCTGGGGGCACCACAACGACGCGTCCCTGCGCGTGGGCGGCTCGCTGAAGGCGGACGTGCTCATCGAGGACGACCACGATGTCCAGGCCCGCGTGAGGGCCACCCACCACTACGAGAATGGCGCCTTCGACGCCACGGCCAAGGCGCTGAAGAAGGTCTTCGTCGCCGCGGCCTTCTCCTCGGAGGGGCTGGACCGGGACAAGCTGTTCGCGCTGCTGCGCAAGAAGAAGCCCGTGCTCGGCTGA
- a CDS encoding glycosyl hydrolase family 18 protein, with product MKQPVGWVALCVALLCSTGVRATPTGPDSSPPEPLATSWIYRDAMMAPWVDYSWTTRNLKNTSPVAVGQYSLAATMRANEALFFYTPLIGAEATAALTLRVHGGTSGTNASIKVLAVADGVWTPGVDLGRYCTGGRIQANLWVSCRVPIQDIAPAGSALSGIALQEGRGVALPTLYFDDLNILGATAPPPVVVTVSPATASLPPGGTRTFTAKVTGSPAPSVTWSVQEGSAGGTITASGVYTAPSRAGTYHVKATSTSNPTSFGVATVTVGTPQPGGLWVSGYYTGWNADYYPPEKVDFSALTHIMVGRVTPRPDGTISTQFDNSNGPAMARTLAQRAHAAGRKALIMVGGAGEHDGWVGAASNANRARFVQNLVNAMDTFGFDGLDIDWEPIEAVDKPFLLALVKELRAARPNMLMTIPIGWVNANFPEDADPWFTNLVPYMDQINVMTYEMTGPWTGWNSWYSSALKGESGNRPTSVSSSLNAWVAAGLPKAKLGMGIPFYGMAWRHITGPYQPYTDWSDYVGSDNDFTYPYIQELSSQGVYHWDEAAQSSYITFATPVVDGTVRWISYDSPQAIAAKGAYARANGFGGTIIWTLNQGCTDPETGDNPPLDAVKSAFLP from the coding sequence ATGAAGCAACCCGTTGGCTGGGTGGCATTGTGCGTGGCATTGCTGTGCTCCACGGGGGTTCGAGCAACCCCCACCGGACCCGACTCCTCCCCTCCAGAGCCCCTCGCCACGAGCTGGATCTATCGCGACGCCATGATGGCGCCCTGGGTGGACTACTCCTGGACCACCCGCAACCTGAAGAACACTTCCCCCGTGGCCGTGGGCCAGTACTCCCTGGCCGCGACGATGCGCGCGAACGAAGCGCTCTTCTTCTACACGCCGCTCATCGGCGCGGAGGCGACCGCCGCGCTGACGTTGCGCGTGCACGGCGGCACCTCCGGCACCAACGCCTCCATCAAGGTGCTGGCCGTGGCGGACGGCGTCTGGACGCCCGGGGTCGACCTGGGCCGCTACTGCACCGGCGGACGCATCCAGGCCAACCTCTGGGTGAGCTGTCGAGTCCCCATCCAGGACATCGCCCCGGCGGGCTCCGCGCTGTCGGGCATCGCATTGCAAGAGGGACGCGGGGTCGCCCTGCCCACGCTCTACTTCGACGACCTGAACATCCTGGGGGCGACAGCGCCTCCCCCCGTCGTGGTGACCGTGAGCCCCGCAACCGCCTCCCTGCCTCCCGGCGGGACGCGGACGTTCACCGCCAAGGTGACGGGCAGCCCCGCTCCGAGCGTCACCTGGTCCGTCCAGGAGGGCAGCGCCGGAGGCACCATCACCGCCTCGGGCGTGTACACGGCGCCGTCCCGCGCGGGCACGTATCACGTGAAGGCGACCAGCACGTCGAACCCGACGTCCTTCGGAGTGGCCACCGTCACCGTGGGCACGCCGCAACCGGGCGGGCTCTGGGTCTCCGGCTACTACACGGGCTGGAACGCGGACTACTACCCGCCGGAGAAGGTGGACTTCAGCGCGCTGACCCACATCATGGTGGGCCGCGTCACGCCCAGGCCCGACGGCACCATCAGCACGCAGTTCGACAACTCGAACGGGCCGGCGATGGCGCGCACGCTCGCCCAGCGCGCGCACGCGGCGGGCCGCAAGGCCCTCATCATGGTGGGCGGCGCGGGCGAGCACGACGGCTGGGTGGGCGCCGCGTCCAACGCCAACCGCGCCCGCTTCGTCCAGAACCTCGTCAACGCCATGGACACCTTCGGCTTCGACGGCCTGGACATCGACTGGGAGCCCATCGAGGCCGTCGACAAGCCCTTCCTCCTGGCGCTGGTGAAGGAGCTGCGCGCGGCGCGGCCCAACATGCTGATGACCATCCCCATCGGCTGGGTGAACGCCAACTTCCCCGAGGACGCCGACCCGTGGTTCACCAACCTGGTGCCCTACATGGACCAGATCAACGTCATGACCTACGAGATGACGGGGCCCTGGACGGGCTGGAACTCCTGGTACTCGTCGGCGCTGAAGGGCGAGTCCGGCAACCGCCCCACGTCCGTCTCCTCCAGCCTCAACGCGTGGGTGGCCGCGGGCCTGCCCAAGGCGAAGCTGGGCATGGGCATCCCCTTCTACGGCATGGCCTGGCGCCACATCACCGGCCCCTACCAGCCCTACACGGACTGGTCCGACTACGTGGGCAGCGACAACGACTTCACCTACCCATACATCCAGGAGCTGTCGTCACAGGGTGTCTATCATTGGGACGAGGCCGCGCAGTCCAGCTACATCACCTTCGCCACGCCCGTGGTGGACGGCACCGTGCGCTGGATTTCGTATGACTCGCCCCAGGCCATCGCCGCCAAGGGCGCCTACGCGCGCGCCAACGGCTTCGGCGGCACCATCATCTGGACCCTCAACCAGGGCTGCACCGACCCGGAGACGGGCGACAACCCGCCGCTCGACGCGGTGAAGAGCGCCTTCCTCCCGTAG